One window of the Populus trichocarpa isolate Nisqually-1 chromosome 9, P.trichocarpa_v4.1, whole genome shotgun sequence genome contains the following:
- the LOC18101981 gene encoding transcription factor LHW yields MGLLLREVLKTLCCVNQWCYAVFWKIGYQNPKLLIWEECHSESTLCSVSPSTSGTENLVLPFREREGYLGSEVHSSQFGVHEGNRLRLLINKMMANNQVIIVGEGIIGRAAFTGNHEWILANNYCKDAHPPEVLNEAHHQFSAGMQTIAVVPVCPYGVLQLGSSLAIPENIGFVNIVKSSILQIGCIPGALLSDNHMENESTERIGIPISCGMPLPVCFSGNYKVPNSTPYLADNFNPQIISSQAASRIVSRPSCSQPRQIQDNQLATSSAIHIHNVTKTLAKSCDDFCEPKIIPVMKPDNPFMGQLPNGVVGAEVVPSNPGAWLNQQTDSRPEFNHQPITSQSDANNNIIKLLDRQIFSDGGARNHVGHNKNESDSLTMSHVRTNGGLFLTSPGGSHISGQLPNEMGGQTRPHSIPCSLLKLQKLADINHSSTFLAGVGIQNAGSSRAEEVHLSSLLGRFSASGILSGSSNHEYHPTDVKPTKNEIPAMEKKVDSDLFQALNIPLTQPGEHIYLGEKILGPVNDCLKNASGSQNTVIVNAMLDEPCAQLPSGDDLYDILGVGFKNKLLNDQWNNLLREEACVKTQDMVKDALAFTSIREANSDIFSLNEGISDSNMFSDMGTDLLDAVVSRVHAAAKQSSDDNVSCKTSLTKISTSSFPSGSPTYGSIGMADQVQSELISLPGKAGTIASTSFRSGCSKDDAGSCSQTTSIYGSQLSSWVEQGHNALHDSSVSTAFSKKNDGTSKPNHKRLKPGENLRPRPKDRQMIQDRVKELREIVPNGAKCSIDSLLERTIKHMLFLQSVTKHADKLKQTGDSKLINKEGGLHLKDNFEGGATWAFEVGSRSMVCPIIVEDLNPPRQMLVEMLCEEKGFFLEIADLIRGLGLTILKGVMEARNDKIWACFAVEANRDITRMEIFMSLVQLLEQTVKGSAGPVGALENGDMMVHLAFPQTTSIPATGMPSGLQ; encoded by the exons ATGGGTCTTTTGTTGAGAGAAGTTTTGAAGACACTTTGTTGTGTTAATCAATGGTGTTATGCTGTTTTTTGGAAGATCGGATACCAGAATCCCAA GTTGTTAATTTGGGAGGAATGTCACTCCGAATCAACATTATGTTCAGTTTCACCAAGCACTTCTGGAACTGAGAACCTAGTACTGCCTTTCAGAGAAAGGGAAGGATACTTAGGTTCTGAGGTTCATTCCTCACAGTTTGGAGTTCATGAGGGGAATAGACTTCGTCTGCTTATTAACAAAATGATGGCAAATAATCAGGTTATTATAGTCGGCGAAGg AATTATCGGCCGGGCTGCTTTTACAGGAAACCATGAGTGGATTCTTGCAAACAACTACTGTAAAGATGCCCATCCCCCAGAA GTTTTAAATGAGGCACATCACCAGTTTTCAGCTGGGATGCAG ACAATTGCTGTTGTTCCTGTTTGTCCTTATGGAGTACTTCAACTTGGTTCTTCCTTGGCT ATTCCGGAGAATATTGGATTTGTGAATATTGTGAAGAGTTCGATCCTGCAAATAGGGTGCATCCCTGGAGCCCTTCTTTCCGACAACCATATGGAAAATGAATCTACAGAAAGAATTGGAATACCTATTTCCTGTGGAATGCCTCTTCCTGTGTGTTTTTCTGGAAATTATAAGGTGCCAAACTCCACTCCTTACTTGGCAGACAACTTCAACCCACAAATAATCTCATCTCAGGCAGCTTCCAGAATTGTCAGTCGACCTTCATGTTCTCAACCAAGACAGATTCAGGATAATCAACTTGCTACTTCTTCAGCTATTCATATCCATAACGTGACCAAAACTTTGGCTAAATCTTGTGATGACTTCTGTGAACCAAAAATTATTCCAGTGATGAAGCCAGACAATCCATTCATGGGCCAACTACCTAATGGAGTGGTTGGAGCTGAAGTAGTCCCCTCAAATCCTGGTGCATGGTTGAACCAGCAGACTGATTCAAGACCTGAATTCAATCATCAACCAATTACTAGTCAATCAGATGCCaacaataacataataaaattactggATCGGCAGATTTTCTCTGATGGGGGTGCTCGAAATCATGTTGGTCACAATAAAAATGAATCAGATAGCCTTACTATGTCCCATGTAAGGACAAATGGAGGCCTTTTTCTTACTTCTCCTGGAGGTTCTCATATATCTGGACAGTTGCCTAATGAAATGGGTGGTCAGACAAGACCACACTCAATTCCGTGCTCATTATTGAAACTGCAGAAGTTGGCAGATATTAATCACTCGTCCACATTTCTGGCAGGGGTTGGAATTCAAAATGCTGGTTCATCAAGGGCAGAGGAGGTTCATTTATCCAGTCTTTTGGGTCGTTTTAGTGCGAGTGGCATTCTTTCAGGGAGTTCCAATCATGAATATCATCCCACAGATGTGAAGCCTACTAAAAATGAAATACCTGCTATGGAAAAAAAGGTTGATAGCGACTTGTTCCAAGCACTTAACATCCCACTAACTCAACCAGGGGAACATATATATTTGGGTGAGAAAATCCTTGGTCCTGTTAATGATTGCCTGAAGAATGCTTCTGGAAGTCAGAATACAGTTATTGTAAATGCTATGCTTGATGAACCATGTGCTCAACTTCCATCTGGGGATGACTTGTATGATATTTTGGGTGTgggttttaaaaacaaattactcaACGACCAGTGGAATAATTTACTTCGGGAAGAGGCATGTGTGAAGACACAAGATATGGTTAAAGATGCTTTAGCATTTACGAGTATCCGGGAGGCAAATTCTGATATTTTTTCACTTAATGAAGGAATATCAGACAGTAATATGTTCTCTGACATGGGTACTGATCTTTTAGATGCTGTGGTATCTAGGGTGCATGCTGCTGCCAAGCAGAGCTCAGATGATAATGTGTCTTGCAAGACATCATTGACAAAGATCAGTACGTCGTCCTTTCCCAGTGGTTCTCCCACCTATGGCTCGATTGGTATGGCTGATCAGGTACAGAGTGAGTTAATTAGCCTGCCTGGAAAAGCAGGGACCATAGCATCTACCTCTTTTAGATCTGGCTGCAGTAAGGATGATGCTGGAAGTTGTTCTCAAACTACTTCCATTTACGGGTCCCAGCTGAGTTCCTGGGTTGAGCAGGGGCATAATGCACTGCATGATAGTAGTGTTTCAACTgcattttccaagaaaaatgaCGGAACAAGCAAACCAAATCATAAAAGGCTTAAACCTGGAGAGAACCTGAGACCCAGGCCCAAAGATCGTCAGATGATCCAAGATCGGGTAAAGGAGTTGCGCGAGATTGTGCCGAATGGAGCAAAA TGTAGCATAGATTCTCTGCTCGAACGCACCATCAAGCATATGCTTTTCTTGCAAAGTGTGACAAAGCATGCAGATAAGCTAAAACAAACTGGGGACTCGAAG CTTATTAACAAGGAAGGTGGACTACATTTGAAGGACAATTTTGAGGGAGGGGCAACGTGGGCATTTGAAGTTGGTTCACGGTCTATGGTCTGTCCTATCATCGTTGAAGATCTGAATCCACCTCGCCAGATGCTCGTGGAG ATGCTTTGTGAAGAAAAAGGTTTCTTTTTAGAGATAGCCGACTTAATTAGGGGATTGGGATTGACAATCTTGAAGGGGGTGATGGAAGCTCGGAATGACAAGATCTGGGCATGTTTTGCAGTAGAG GCAAACAGGGATATAACGAGGATGGAAATATTTATGTCGCTTGTTCAACTTCTGGAGCAAACTGTCAAGGGCAGTGCAGGACCAGTGGGTGCTTTGGAGAATGGTGATATGATGGTTCATCTCGCATTCCCCCAAACAACCTCTATACCTGCAACTGGTATGCCTAGTGGTCTGCAGTGA